In a genomic window of Candidatus Eisenbacteria bacterium:
- a CDS encoding tetratricopeptide repeat protein has product MRTRSSRAIRGAIAIALALAIALAGCSSPQSVSSGSAFPAADTTRARSQALIENGNLAYERGDFALAARRYAAAAVVDGDDPAAYYGLGMALTKLGRDEQARTAYARARELTRQGLGNPTTP; this is encoded by the coding sequence GTGAGAACACGCAGCAGCCGGGCGATTCGCGGCGCGATCGCGATCGCCCTGGCGCTCGCGATCGCACTCGCAGGCTGTTCGAGCCCGCAGTCGGTCTCGTCAGGTTCGGCGTTCCCGGCGGCCGATACCACGCGTGCGCGCTCGCAGGCCCTGATCGAGAACGGAAATCTCGCCTACGAGCGTGGTGACTTCGCGCTTGCGGCTCGACGCTATGCGGCCGCAGCGGTCGTCGACGGCGACGATCCGGCTGCGTACTACGGGCTCGGGATGGCGCTGACCAAGCTGGGGCGCGATGAACAGGCGCGTACTGCCTACGCACGGGCGCGCGAACTCACCCGCCAGGGGTTGGGGAACCCGACGACGCCTTAG
- the serS gene encoding serine--tRNA ligase, producing MLDLKFLRHNRERVETGIALKGTTVDLDRFYEIESRRLALLHEAEELKGRRNTTSESIAARKKVGEDASADILAMREVGDRIRVLDTELKTLEEESEQLAAWIPNLPHPSVPPGSGPEQNQVVRTWGTVPKFDFEPKPHWELATELGLLDFERAPKLAGSGFLIFTGRGARLERALINFMLDLHTRDHGYTEISVPHVVRRAALYGTGQLPKLESDMYHIGEDDLFLNPTAEVPVTNVWRDEILEPTALPRRVTAYCASYRREAGTYGKDTRGMIRVHQFDKVELVRIVAPETSYDEHERLAGDVASVFEALELPYRVLLLCSGDMSFAAAKCYDFEVWSPGTAGWLECSSCSNFEDFQSRRMNMRWRREAGAKPEYPHTLNASGVALPRTFATLLENHQTAAGTVRIPAALRPYLGGLEELAPER from the coding sequence ATGCTCGATCTCAAATTTCTGCGCCACAACCGCGAACGCGTCGAGACCGGGATCGCCCTCAAGGGAACGACGGTCGATCTCGACCGTTTCTACGAGATCGAGTCACGCCGCCTCGCGCTGCTTCACGAAGCCGAGGAGCTCAAAGGTCGCCGCAACACGACCAGCGAGTCGATTGCGGCGCGCAAAAAGGTGGGTGAGGACGCGAGCGCCGACATCCTCGCGATGCGGGAGGTCGGCGACCGCATCCGAGTGCTCGACACCGAGTTGAAGACGCTCGAGGAAGAGAGCGAGCAGCTCGCCGCCTGGATCCCGAATCTCCCTCACCCGAGCGTTCCGCCCGGCAGCGGCCCCGAGCAGAACCAGGTGGTGCGCACGTGGGGCACGGTGCCGAAGTTCGACTTCGAGCCCAAGCCGCACTGGGAGCTCGCGACCGAGCTGGGGCTGCTCGACTTCGAGCGTGCACCGAAGCTCGCGGGGTCGGGATTCCTGATCTTCACCGGGCGCGGCGCACGGCTCGAGCGGGCGCTCATCAATTTCATGCTCGACCTGCACACGCGCGACCACGGCTACACCGAGATCTCGGTTCCGCACGTGGTGCGGCGCGCGGCGCTGTACGGCACCGGTCAGCTCCCCAAGCTCGAGAGCGACATGTATCACATCGGTGAGGACGACCTGTTCCTCAACCCGACGGCCGAAGTGCCGGTGACGAACGTGTGGCGCGACGAGATCCTCGAGCCCACGGCACTGCCGCGCCGCGTGACCGCCTACTGCGCCTCGTACCGCCGCGAGGCCGGGACCTACGGCAAGGACACGCGCGGCATGATCCGGGTGCATCAGTTCGACAAGGTCGAGCTGGTGCGGATCGTGGCGCCCGAGACCAGCTACGACGAGCACGAACGACTGGCGGGCGACGTGGCGTCGGTGTTCGAAGCGCTCGAGCTGCCTTACCGTGTGTTGCTGCTGTGCAGCGGCGACATGAGCTTCGCGGCCGCCAAGTGCTACGACTTCGAAGTGTGGTCGCCCGGGACCGCGGGGTGGCTCGAGTGCTCTTCGTGTTCGAACTTCGAAGATTTCCAGTCGCGGCGCATGAACATGCGATGGCGGCGCGAGGCCGGCGCCAAGCCCGAGTACCCGCACACGCTGAACGCCTCGGGCGTCGCGCTGCCGCGCACGTTCGCGACGCTGCTCGAGAACCACCAGACCGCGGCCGGCACGGTGCGCATTCCCGCGGCGCTGCGCCCCTACCTGGGCGGACTCGAGGAGCTGGCGCCGGAGCGCTGA